The following is a genomic window from Pseudothermotoga thermarum DSM 5069.
GTTCAAGAGCATCGACTTTTTCACCCGTTCCTATGAACTTAACTGGCTTTCCTGTAACATAGCTTATTGAAAGGATTACTCCTCCTCTTGCATCACCGTCCATTTTTGAGACTATGAAACCAGTGAGGTTAAGTCTCTTGTCAAATTCTAAGGCAGAGTTTACTGCATCTTGTCCCACCATTGCATCAACAACCATCAAAATTTCATCAGGGTTAGTTATGTTCTTTATCTTTTCAAGTTCTTCCATCATTTCATCATCTATGTGAAGCCTACCTGCTGTGTCCATTATCACTACGTTGTATTGAGAATTTTTGGCAAAACTCAATGCTTCTTCCACGATTTTTAAAGGATTCTTTCTATCGCCTGTAAAAACAGGGATGTTTATGGATTTTCCAAGTTTTTCCAGCTGATCGATAGCCGCTGGTCTGTACGTATCCGCAGCCACAAGAATAGGATTTCTTCCGTTCTTTTTCAAGTATAAAGCAAGTTTTGCAGCTGTTGTCGTTTTTCCACTACCTTGAAGTCCAACGATCATTATTATTGCTGGATGATGTTTTAAATTTAGTGTTGAAGGATGTCTACCCAGGATCGATATAAGCTCATCTCGTATGATTTTTATGAATTGTTGATCAGGAGTGAGACTTCTTAAGACTTCTTCACCCAAAGCTTTGGCTTTAACTGATTCGACGAATTCTTTAACCACCTTGAAGTTGACATCAGCTTCCAACAAGGAAATCTTCACTTGTTTTACAGCCTCTTCGATGTTCTTTTCAGTTATTTTTCCTCTTCCTGAAAGCGAGCGAAAAATTTTCGACAACTTTTCTTGAAGTCTCTCAAACATCTAAAAACACTCCTCAAAGAATGGTATGATAGTTTAAACAAAAAATCAATTAACTATCGATCACGGATGCAACAACATTGGCAAGATAAGATTACAAGATTTTTAAGTTAAATAGGTGAATTTACTTAATCCATCGCTCTATGTAAAATTATTTGTAACACAATGCCATTGAGCGGGGTGAGACGATGAAACTCGGTTTGGATGTTTTTCTTGAAAAGTATGCAAAAAACTATAAACAAGCAAGGCTAGGTCTTGTGACCAATGCAACGGGAATTAATAGTGATCTTAGACAAAACATAGATCTTTTGGTTGAGAAAGGGCTCAAACTTGTAAAGCTTTTTAGCCCAGAACATGGAATATTTGGTGCAGCTGCGGATGGGGAAAAACTTTCTCATTCAAAGCATCCGAAGTATGGAGTACCGATTTACTCGTTGTATGGAGAAACAGTTCGTCCAAACGATGAAATGCTTGAGGGTATCGATGTTTTGATATACGATATCCAAGATGTCGGATTGAGATTTTACACCTATATATACACGATGGCGTATTGTCTTGAAGAATGTGGAAAAAGAAACATAGAGTTTGTCGTGCTTGATCGGCCCAATCCGCTTTCAAGCAAAATCGAAGGTCCTATCATAGAGAAAAATTTTGAAAGTTTTGTTGGAGGTTATGGACTGCCCATTCGTTATGGTTTGACGATCGGAGAACTGGCAAAGTACATCAACAACACTTTCAAAATCAACGCAAATTTAACGGTAATTGCCATGGAAGGATATGATCCCACGCGTTTTTATGATGAACTTGGATTGCTTTGGAATACCCCTTCTCCAAATCTGCCATCCATGGAACATACTATTCTTTACGAAGGTTTTTGCCTGCTGGAGGGTGTTAACGTTTCCGTTGGAAGAGGAACTGTTCATCCTTTCAAATACATTGGTGCGCCTTGGATCGATTCGGAGAAATTATACAAAAGCATGAAAAAACTTTCCCACGATGGTGTAATCTTTAGAGAAAGAGTATTCATCCCATTTGCTTCCAAGTTTCAAGGACAAGTTTGCTACGGGTTAGAGTTTTTCGTGTTGGACAAAAGAAAGATAAAACCTTTAGAAATAGCGATAGACCTAATCGCGGAATTAAGGGAACTTCACACAAAAGACTTTACGTGGGATAGTTATGTTCATTTGGAAACGGAAAGGTTTTACTTCGATAGATTGATAGGCAGCGATTTTTACAGAAAAGCAATAGAGCAAGGCGCACGATCTTCGGATTTTGTTGAAATCTGGGAAAAGCAATCCGCAGAATTCACAAAGCAAGTTCAACCATTTAGAATCTATTAGTTTTGAGAGCGAACTTTTTTGTATAATAAATCTTAGTCAAAAACTCTTGATAGGGGATGACAGTATGGCGAAGGTTTTTTTCACGGATATGAGTGTTAACTCTTCCATGAACATGTTTCAGAAATTTCAAAGACTTCTCGAGCAGCTTGAGCTTGGTAACATCTTGTCAAAGGGAACTTTGGTTGCGGTAAAAGTTCACTTTGGTGAGTATGGGAACTTGGCTTTTGTAAAACCTCAATATTTAAGGATATTGGTTGATCACATAAAAAAATTTGAAGCGAAACCCTTTTTGACAGACGCAAACACCTTGTACAAAGGTCAACGTTCAAACGCTGTAGATCACATTTGGAATGCCATTTTGAACGGTTTTACACCCGAAGTTGTCGGAGCCCCTGTGATAATTGCCGATGGATTGAGAGGAGCAGATCAGATCGAAGTGGAGATAAACGGTAATTATGTAAAAAAAGCCAAGATAGGCTCCGCGATAGCTTTGGCAGATGTACTTATCTCCGTTGCCCATTTCAAAGGACATATGTCTTCTGGTTTTGGTGGAACCATCAAAAACGTCGGAATGGGAAGTGCATCACGAGCTGGTAAACTTGAACAACATTCTGAAACCAAGCCCAAGGTGAATGTTGAAAATTGCGTGGCTTGCAAAATGTGCCAAAGATTTTGCCCAACAGGAGCTATAACTGTACAAAAGTACGCGGTTATAAACTATGATATTTGCATTGGCTGTGGAGAATGTGTGGCGATGTGCAGCTACGGTGCGATGGAGCCAAGGTGGGATAGCTCAAACGAAGTTTTGTGCAAAAAGATGGTTGAATACACAAAGGCGGTTTTAAAAGATAAAAAAGCTGTATTCATCGCTTTTTTGATGGATATCTCACCAGACTGCGATTGTTGGAACGCAAACAAGCAACCGGTGGCGCCAAACATAGGTATTGCGGCAAGTTATGATCCAGTTGCACTTGAACAGGCATGCATAGATTTGGTTATAAAAACTGTTGGTAAAGATCCTTTCAAAGAAATACATCCAAAGGCACCTTGGGAAGTTCAGATTGAATATGCCGAGCAGATTGGACTAGGTTCTAGACAGTACGAGCTTGTGAAAGTTGCGTGCGATTTGCGGTGAGGCAGTTAGTAGTTAATCACAATAACCTTTGACCAGATGACTTGTCGTAGATCAGCACTTTGTCCGAACTGACAAAAACATAAACTGTTTGCCCGGGCTGCAATTTTTGCTCAAGGGAAGTAACGACCTTGAAGATTTGCCCGTTTGTCTGCAGCGTCACAATCTGTTCGCGTCCCATAGGTTCAACTGTGTAAACAGTCGAGCGGATACTATTTTCCTTATATTCCGAGGAGATAACGGCATGTTCCGGTCTAAAAGCTAAAACAAATTCCCTCTGACCTGTCTGTGTCAACGACTCCACAAACGCATAATTCAACTTGCTATCACCGATGTAGATCATCCTATCATCGATGTTCAACTTAGCTTCAAGTAAATTTGCAGGTGGGTTTCCAAGAAAGCTTGCCACAAAGGTATGATTTGGTTTTGCGTATACTTCTTCTGGGGTTCCAATTTGAACAACTCGACCGTTATTCAAAACAACTATTCTATCTGCTATGGCTAAAGCCTCAGCTTGATCGTGTGTGACATAAATCGATGTAATTTTGAGATCTTTTTGAAGCTTTTTTATCTCTGCTCTTACGTTCAATCTCAATAAAGCATCAAGGTTGCTCAAAGGTTCATCAAACAAAAGTATTCTCGGTTCTTTAACAAGAGCACGTGCTATTGCAACACGTTGTTGCTGCCCACCGCTGAGTTGCCAGGGGTAGCGATCCAAAAGTTGGTCTATTTGAAGCATTTGTGAAACTTGAAGAACCTTTTCTCTTATTTGTTGCGGTTTAACTTTTTTAAGCGTCAAAGGAAAAGCTATATTTTCATAAACTTTCATATGTGGATAAAGCGCCCAATTTTGAAACACCAAGCCAACGTTTCTATCTTTTGGCGGTATATTGGTAACATCGACGTCATCGAAGAAAATTTGACCAGAAGTTGGTTTATATATACCGGCTATCAAATACATCAATGTGGTTTTACCGCTTCCAGAGGGGCCAAGTAATACGACGAACTCTCCATTCCCTATGCTAAAGCTAACATTTGAAAGTGCAACAACTTTTCCGAAAGTCTTTGTGA
Proteins encoded in this region:
- a CDS encoding ABC transporter ATP-binding protein; the encoded protein is MARVEVKNVTKTFGKVVALSNVSFSIGNGEFVVLLGPSGSGKTTLMYLIAGIYKPTSGQIFFDDVDVTNIPPKDRNVGLVFQNWALYPHMKVYENIAFPLTLKKVKPQQIREKVLQVSQMLQIDQLLDRYPWQLSGGQQQRVAIARALVKEPRILLFDEPLSNLDALLRLNVRAEIKKLQKDLKITSIYVTHDQAEALAIADRIVVLNNGRVVQIGTPEEVYAKPNHTFVASFLGNPPANLLEAKLNIDDRMIYIGDSKLNYAFVESLTQTGQREFVLAFRPEHAVISSEYKENSIRSTVYTVEPMGREQIVTLQTNGQIFKVVTSLEQKLQPGQTVYVFVSSDKVLIYDKSSGQRLL
- a CDS encoding exo-beta-N-acetylmuramidase NamZ family protein; protein product: MKLGLDVFLEKYAKNYKQARLGLVTNATGINSDLRQNIDLLVEKGLKLVKLFSPEHGIFGAAADGEKLSHSKHPKYGVPIYSLYGETVRPNDEMLEGIDVLIYDIQDVGLRFYTYIYTMAYCLEECGKRNIEFVVLDRPNPLSSKIEGPIIEKNFESFVGGYGLPIRYGLTIGELAKYINNTFKINANLTVIAMEGYDPTRFYDELGLLWNTPSPNLPSMEHTILYEGFCLLEGVNVSVGRGTVHPFKYIGAPWIDSEKLYKSMKKLSHDGVIFRERVFIPFASKFQGQVCYGLEFFVLDKRKIKPLEIAIDLIAELRELHTKDFTWDSYVHLETERFYFDRLIGSDFYRKAIEQGARSSDFVEIWEKQSAEFTKQVQPFRIY
- the ffh gene encoding signal recognition particle protein, translated to MFERLQEKLSKIFRSLSGRGKITEKNIEEAVKQVKISLLEADVNFKVVKEFVESVKAKALGEEVLRSLTPDQQFIKIIRDELISILGRHPSTLNLKHHPAIIMIVGLQGSGKTTTAAKLALYLKKNGRNPILVAADTYRPAAIDQLEKLGKSINIPVFTGDRKNPLKIVEEALSFAKNSQYNVVIMDTAGRLHIDDEMMEELEKIKNITNPDEILMVVDAMVGQDAVNSALEFDKRLNLTGFIVSKMDGDARGGVILSISYVTGKPVKFIGTGEKVDALEPFYAERIVSRILGMGDVLTLIEKAEKELDKQKMEEIGKKILHAEFTLEDFKEQLAEMKKLGPLSSILELLPGAPKIDLEASEAWLKKVEAIINSMTKEERRNPRIINASRKLRIAKGSGTTVQDVNKLLKSYEEMKELMKRFKQGKLKFPFKI
- a CDS encoding DUF362 domain-containing protein, with the protein product MAKVFFTDMSVNSSMNMFQKFQRLLEQLELGNILSKGTLVAVKVHFGEYGNLAFVKPQYLRILVDHIKKFEAKPFLTDANTLYKGQRSNAVDHIWNAILNGFTPEVVGAPVIIADGLRGADQIEVEINGNYVKKAKIGSAIALADVLISVAHFKGHMSSGFGGTIKNVGMGSASRAGKLEQHSETKPKVNVENCVACKMCQRFCPTGAITVQKYAVINYDICIGCGECVAMCSYGAMEPRWDSSNEVLCKKMVEYTKAVLKDKKAVFIAFLMDISPDCDCWNANKQPVAPNIGIAASYDPVALEQACIDLVIKTVGKDPFKEIHPKAPWEVQIEYAEQIGLGSRQYELVKVACDLR